In a single window of the Salmo trutta chromosome 23, fSalTru1.1, whole genome shotgun sequence genome:
- the LOC115159836 gene encoding centromere protein N-B-like — MSVALRYPQRNNYTVCNYTEAIWIRVAWGDNFTKPNHLKPTYVVHHLQTPYVFVTGVTSKHKPLLNQALVLATRYGSMKDAHLSGRNLIAIRDLLMRQYQQVFPTKHPKPLQEKNPVPRNPNIEKEQAENTENRLQMACEAFGDGTLPQLQKAIYKLETKFRDNSNKTLTGRGEPFRGVVEFASTKSLRHCVSSGMASTPVTPLLSSNTQKGRNYFVITDKGV; from the exons ATGTCGGTGGCACTgcgttatcctcaaa ggaataactacactgtttgtaacTACACTGAGGCCATATGGATACGTGTTGCCTGGGGGGACAACTTCACAAAGCCTAACCACCTTAAACCCACATACGTTGTCCACCATCTTCAGACCCCTTATGTCTTTGTGACTGGCGTGACTTCAAAGCATAAGCCTCTTTTAAACCAGGCCTTGGTTCTGGCCACCAGATATGGCTCTATGAAGGATGCTCACCTCAGTGGACGGAACCTCATCGCCATCAGAGACTTACTGATGAGGCAGTACCAACAAGTGTTTCCCACCAAACATCCAAAACCTCTTCAGGAAAAGAATCCTGTCCCTAGAAACCCCAATATAGAGAAAGAACAGGCTGAGAATACAGAGAACCGTCTTCAAATGGCCTGTGAGGCCTTCGGCGATGGGACACTACCTCAACTGCAAAAAGCTATCTACAAGCTGGAGACCAAGTTCCGAGATAACTCTAACAAAACGTTGACAGGCAGAGGTGAGCCCTTCAGAGGAGTGGTGGAGTTTGCCAGCACCAAGTCACTCAGGCACTGTGTGTCCTCAGGTATGGCGTCAACCCCAGTCACCCCTCTTCTCTCATCCAACACACAGAAAGGGAGAAACTATTTTGTTATCACAGACAAAGGAGTTTAA